The following is a genomic window from Methanobacterium aggregans.
TTCTGTTTCTAAATCTTTTTTAAAGATTTTTTTATCCCTTGAAATGATGTTTTTAACGAATTCTTCCCTTTCAAGCATGTAACTCATCTTTGTAGTTCCAGTTTTATTAATTAATCCATGATTTTATTTAATCAATAACTCATTTTAACGCATTAACTGATAAATTAAAATAATTACAACTTTTTAATAGTTTTAAGTTCATATATACTTACAAATATTTTTATAAGGTTTATAATCGAAAATTTATTATAAAACATAAGTATCATAACTCCAATTCAATTAGATAATAATTAAAATATAATTAGAAATTTAAAGGTGTTCCAATGTCGGATCTCGCTCTCCTAAACTGCAACATTCCTGGAATAAATGAAAACTGCACTGTCGAAGTTGAAAATGGAAAAATAAAGTCCATAAAAAAGATAGGACCCAAATGTGATAAAATCATTGATTTAAAGGGTAAGATTCTGCTTCCAGGACTTATAGATGCCCATGTGCACATGAGAGACCCAGGTTTAACCTACAAGGAAGACTGGAAGACTGGAAGCCGTGCTGCTGCCTCTGGAGGTTTTACAACTGTTCTTGACATGCCCAACACAGACCCTAAAACCACCACGGCAGAAAGGTTCAAGGAAAAGATTCAAATTGCAGGTTCAAAGAGTGTTGTGGATTTTGGGCTTCATGCAGGGGTTGAAAAACTTGATGAAATCCCTAAGATTGCAAAGCTGCATCCATCATCCTTCAAGATATTCGCGGATATTGTTGACAACGGTTTTTTAATGGATGCATTCAATGAAGTGTCCAAACTTAAATACAATCCTTCAACACAAGGACAAAAAGCTGAAAAATATCCTTTCAAACCATTAATATCTCTTCACTGTGAAGATAAGGATATTGTAAGGCACTGCACAGATAAGCTGAAGTTTGGGGGGGTTTCAGATTCAAAGGTTTACTCCAGGGCAAGACCTGCCCTTGCAGAGGAAGTTTCAGTTTCAAATATAGTTACAATGGCTGAACACTCCAATATTCATGTTCACATATGTCACGTCAGCACCAGTAAGTCGCTTGAAATCATCAGGAGGGCGGAACTTGCAGGGTGCATGGTCACATGTGAAGCAACACCCCATCACTTACTTCTTGATTCATCATCATTTGAAGAATTTGGTACCCTTGCAAAAACCAATCCTCCACTGCGAGATGGGAAAT
Proteins encoded in this region:
- a CDS encoding dihydroorotase; translated protein: MSDLALLNCNIPGINENCTVEVENGKIKSIKKIGPKCDKIIDLKGKILLPGLIDAHVHMRDPGLTYKEDWKTGSRAAASGGFTTVLDMPNTDPKTTTAERFKEKIQIAGSKSVVDFGLHAGVEKLDEIPKIAKLHPSSFKIFADIVDNGFLMDAFNEVSKLKYNPSTQGQKAEKYPFKPLISLHCEDKDIVRHCTDKLKFGGVSDSKVYSRARPALAEEVSVSNIVTMAEHSNIHVHICHVSTSKSLEIIRRAELAGCMVTCEATPHHLLLDSSSFEEFGTLAKTNPPLRDGKYRIKISDLDSIDIVGTDHAPHELLEKGRDVWNAPPGIPGLETALSLLLTQINRKELSFKRLIKLLSENPARIFNIPKKGSIKEGMDADFVVVDMKREGVVDPKTFQSKAEYSPFEGFQVKGMPVMTLVRGNVVMDEGEVFEKKGKFIHS